The genomic region CAATTCAGACCATGGAGCACACCTTCAACACCAATGTGTTCGGTcggtaaattaaaaaaaagtttcaaattcTCTTATGATCACCATGTGTTCGTTAAAATTCCTgactcaagttttttttttttcaggttccATGAGGATGACTCAAGCTGTTGTACCTCACATGGCGtcaaagaagaaaggaaagattGTGAACATAGGAAGTATCAGCACAATGGCACCTGGACCATGGGCAGGGGTTTACACTGCATCAAAAGCTGCTCTTCATGCTCTTACAGACACATTAAGGTTGTCTATATTTCAGCAATCTTCTTAGTCAGCTTGATCATTCTGgtcttgtttgttttgtttctttttctaagGTTGGAGCTTAGGCCATTTGGGATTGATGTGATCAACATTGTCCCAGGAGGTATTCAATCTAACATATCCGACTCAGGGATATCGAGCTTCGACAAGTTACCTGAGCTGAAACTATACAAGCCGTTCCAAGAAGCTATCCGTGAAAGGGCGTTTTTGTCGCAAAACGTTAAGCCAATACCTGCAGAGACGTTTGCGAAGGAGGTGGTGTCGGTTGTCCTGAAGGAACACCCACCGGCTTGGTACTCTACAGGAAGGTTATCCACCGTCGCGGCGATCATGCACCATTTGCCCATATCCGTCAAAGATTTTCTCCTGACTAAGAGCTTCATGAAAAAGGGGCCAAAAGAAACTGTTTGAATGTATCTAAGAAGTAAGAACTAACCATGAAACAAGCTAGATACAGAAGCCACATAGTAATGGGCTCTTAAGCCCAACACGGTCCAGAATAAGTTCCCAGTAAACCTAAGTCTGGCACACATCTATCTAAAGTATGTTACTAGCTTATTAGTACTACTAGATAATAATCAAGGAATAATGTGAGAATTATGATCAATATACTTCCAACAAAACTGAAGAATATAGCATTTGTCACTGTTctgaatttattattaaatttcacaaaacaacaaatgtaaaatacttttaaaGGTTGATTTGTAAGTATTTTAGAAGTGTTGTAGAGTCTTTCTACggtaaaaattatttctaaaccATAGATCTTTTTTAATCATgctttgtaatttttgtttaaaacaacatatttttctttcctattcattttttttagccGTAGAAAACAAAGtatctaaaatacttatatttgactttaaaaagtttatatataaatcattaatttttttcaaacctACAGTTAAAATCGAATAGCAAAATTAgttacaaacttttttttacagttttaattttacagttaaaaatataaatgtaaaatccATTTCAATCAAGTCTTtaatattcagatttgtttctaATTAGTTATCTGAACAATTGACCctgaaaaagaaagcaaaaaaaaggttataaaaAATGCATGAACTATGAGAGCTAATTCAATATACAATGGTCCACCATGCTAATCTACGGTCaagattttgtaaaatacatgtctgaagttaaaaatttaataaagagaagaaaaagaaaagaaaaagtcagTAGTTCGGGAAGAGAGGAAGAACAGAGACGACTCTCTTTACCTCTCATCTCCTCTTCCTTCCACAAAGATGgattcaaaaccctaatttctcccCCAAAATCATTCTCACCACCAATTCCTCACCGttgattttgtgaagaagatggGTAAAAGCGGACGGCTAAGATGGAACCCTTTCAGCCACAGatcctcttcttcatcaagaCAGGAACACAACCAACAACAGCAACCTCCAATTGAATTCATATGTCCAATTTCAAAAACCATAATGTCCGACCCCGTCGTCGTCTCCTCCGGTCAAACCTTCGAACGTGTCTGCGTCCAAATCTGCCGCGACTTAGACTTCATCCCCAAACTCAATGAACTTAACGACTCTCCGCCCGATTTCTCCACCGTGATCCCTAACCGCAACATGAAATCAACAATCGAGGCCTGGTGCGACTCCGTCGGCGTGGAACGACCTCATCCGCCGGATTACTCCGCCGTGGAAACCAATCTCCGGCACCAGATGCCGCCGTCATCGTCGTCGGAAACGGAGATCCGCGTCTCGGAGCAGGAGCTGCTGAGAGCGGTGGCGGACCGAGCTCCCGTGATATACCACCACGCTGACTCTGACCTAATGGGCCGGAGAAAGCCCACCGGGGATTTCAACTCCACTAGCTCTGATGAATCGGTGATCGTGGCCCAAAGCCCATTTACTCCTCTCCCTCTAACAACCCGGCCCGCTTGCTTCtccccttcctcttcctcctccgaaATCGAATTCTCCGCCGCCGCCGCTGCGAATTCgccggaagaggaagagatctaCAACAAGCTCAAAAGCTCCGAGGTGTTCGATCAGGAGCAGGGATTGATCATGATGAGGAAGATGACCCGGACCAGAGACGAAGCTAGGGTTTCGCTGTGCTCCTCGAGGATCCTCGCTCTCCTCAAGTTGATGATCGTGTCTAGATACAGCTTAGTGCAGACGAACTCTCTAGCTTCTCTAGTGAACCTATCTCTGGAGAAGACCAACAAGTTAACGATCGTACGGTTAGGATTCATCCCTTTATTGATCGACGTGTTGAAGTCAGGATCAAAAGAGGCGCAAGAGCACGCCGCGGGTTCGATCTTCAGCCTCTCCTTGGAAGACGATAATAAAATGCCTATAGGAGTTTTAGGCGCGCTTCAGCCGCTTCTCCACGCGCTTAGAGCGGCCGAGAGTGACCGTACGCGCCACGACGCGGGTCTAGCGTTGTATCATTTGTCTTTAAACCAAACGAATAGGTTGAAGCTTGTCAGGCTTGGAGCTGTTCAGGTTCTGTTCTCGTTGGTTCGGTCTGGCGAGTCCGCGAGTAGAGCGCTTTTGGTTATATGCAACTTGGCTTGCTGTAGCGAAGGACGGTCGGCGATGCTTGATGCTAACGCGGTGGGGATACTTGTTGGGAAGCTGAGGGAGGAGGAGAGGAGGGGGGAGGAGAGTCGTTCTTCGGCGGCGGCGAGGGAGAATTGCGTGGCGGCGTTGTTCGCGTTGAGTCACGAGAGTTTGAGGTTTAAGGGGTTGGCGAAGGAGGCGAGGTTGGTGGAAGTGTTGAAGGAGGTTGAGGAGAGGGGGACGGAGAGAGCGAGGGAGAAGGCGAAGAAGATTCTTCAGTTGATGAGGGAGAGGGttccggaggaggaggaggaggatggtgAAGGGACGGTTGATTGGGACAGAGTTATTCTTGACTCGAACGGGTCGATTCGGTCGAGGTTTagagatggtggtggtggtcggaACAGAATGGTCACTCAGAATTCTTCTGGCTTTTAATTTCTTCTTTCATGCTTTGTTGTATAGAGAGAAAAAATTGGAAAATGTTtgtgatgtattttttttgtaacttgtgATGATGAATGACTAGAAAAGAAATGACAAAGAAAGCGTGAGTGATGTAAATATATGATGTGTTATGGGTATTTTGTAACATAAACATTTACATTAATCCAAGCTTTACTAATGTGAAGCAAACTTGTGTAAGCAGTCTTGTTTATATGTATCAGTATAAACCAAATGCTTGATGAGTGAGTGCTGTTGAGCTTGGTGAGCTTCTATCAATCAGTCTAGAGGAGATAAGgtagagatgaagaagatgaacttgCAGTCCTAACCTTTAGTTAGAAACAAGTAACGATAATCGCAGGGGAGAAAACAGCTgttctctttccttttgtccTTTCGCAGGAAACAAAAATCAACGAATGTTCGTCTTGGGCTTTTTTATCTTATCAAATGagcttaatttatatttgagtcACGGGATCTACACTTAGACCAAAGCTTAATAGTTATAAGATTAATCATTCGTATATGGCCACGGGA from Brassica oleracea var. oleracea cultivar TO1000 unplaced genomic scaffold, BOL UnpScaffold00615, whole genome shotgun sequence harbors:
- the LOC106319764 gene encoding NADPH-dependent 1-acyldihydroxyacetone phosphate reductase-like — protein: MGSSEEMPVVLITGCSQGGIGNALAREFSAKGCRVVATSRSQSTMADLEKDPKFFVQKLDVQSEHNVNKVLSEVIDKFGQIDVLVNNAGVQCVGPLAEIPIQTMEHTFNTNVFGSMRMTQAVVPHMASKKKGKIVNIGSISTMAPGPWAGVYTASKAALHALTDTLRLELRPFGIDVINIVPGGIQSNISDSGISSFDKLPELKLYKPFQEAIRERAFLSQNVKPIPAETFAKEVVSVVLKEHPPAWYSTGRLSTVAAIMHHLPISVKDFLLTKSFMKKGPKETV
- the LOC106319790 gene encoding U-box domain-containing protein 38: MGKSGRLRWNPFSHRSSSSSRQEHNQQQQPPIEFICPISKTIMSDPVVVSSGQTFERVCVQICRDLDFIPKLNELNDSPPDFSTVIPNRNMKSTIEAWCDSVGVERPHPPDYSAVETNLRHQMPPSSSSETEIRVSEQELLRAVADRAPVIYHHADSDLMGRRKPTGDFNSTSSDESVIVAQSPFTPLPLTTRPACFSPSSSSSEIEFSAAAAANSPEEEEIYNKLKSSEVFDQEQGLIMMRKMTRTRDEARVSLCSSRILALLKLMIVSRYSLVQTNSLASLVNLSLEKTNKLTIVRLGFIPLLIDVLKSGSKEAQEHAAGSIFSLSLEDDNKMPIGVLGALQPLLHALRAAESDRTRHDAGLALYHLSLNQTNRLKLVRLGAVQVLFSLVRSGESASRALLVICNLACCSEGRSAMLDANAVGILVGKLREEERRGEESRSSAAARENCVAALFALSHESLRFKGLAKEARLVEVLKEVEERGTERAREKAKKILQLMRERVPEEEEEDGEGTVDWDRVILDSNGSIRSRFRDGGGGRNRMVTQNSSGF